From the genome of Setaria viridis chromosome 1, Setaria_viridis_v4.0, whole genome shotgun sequence:
CGGATGccgcgggcgacggcgaggcggcaggggagggggaggggcgcggcggcgagggggcccTGGAGCAGGCGGGGGAGCATGCGTGGCGCGATCTGGGCCGCTGGATGGCCCGTACCGGGAGGCTGTGGTGGGTTTATTCCTTTATTATGCCTTTATATGGGCTGCGCCCGACAgtgtggtggactggtggtggtTCTCACAGTGAGCAGTGGCGACCTGCCGCGCGTTAGCGCCTCCATCGGGTGGTTACGTATTACGAAACTACGTCTTCTCAGTTACCATACGTGCATGGCTCGCACACTTTACTTGTGTCTAAAAGTTACGTTTGGAAGTTACGCGGAGCGTGTACGGCCGAATTTCACCGTTTGGTTTAATTTACAACCACGCAGTAAATGCAAATTTCCGGCTGTCTGGGAGTCTGTCCTTTCTTGCTCACGATCGTCTTACTGTGCAGGCCCGGCATCCATTGACCCCCACAAACTACTCCACCTGAATCGGAGGCTATTCAATTCTTCACTGGTATGGAGTACCAACGGTACCGTGCACCTGCCTATTTGACAGGACGATGCCAAGGTTCCTCCAGTGTTACATCCCGTTGGAGTGTCAAACCACGCAGCTTGCATTCAGTACGGCTCTCAGCTGATAAAACCAGGACGCCCGCCGATTCAACCTCGAGATGCATGTTCCATCATATATGAATGCCTTGCCTTTATTTTCTGATCAACATTTATTCTGTTAAAAATTAACGCGTGTCGAAATTGCTAGCACAACTGCATTACAGTAGGATTCTTACTTTTACAgtcaagcaagcaaagcaaggaaaaCCACACCGCTAGCTGCTTGAAATTCTGAAGAATTATATATTGACTAGAAAAGGCCTATATGATGGGATATATATGGTCACCACCCGTACACATGCACAACAACACGgacagaaaagaaagaaagaaagaaagaaaaacctGCTGCTGAAAATGACATGTTCTGGACAACGAACTGATCGAATTTGGAACTGACACTAGCAGGGGAAGCACTTATCTCTAAATACGTACTGACGAAACCCTCAAAACctcgagagagagaaagagagaaagaaagaaaggcagGCATGGCAACTGCAAGTTGCAATGCAAGCACGAATGATAATCAAGCTGAGAACGAACGCGACTGCTACTGGCCGATCGATGAATGAATCATGTGCGCAGCTGCTCCTTTTGGAGGTCGATGGCGAGGACGGTGCTGAGGTTCATGGGCGCGATGTAGTCGACGGATCCGGACATGAACTGCTGCACGATGAGGCGGTTGGCGCGCTCGGTGGGGTGGAAGGCGTCCCAGAACACGAAGGCGTCGCGGTCGGCGCAGAGGCTGGACACCATGGTGCAGAGGCCCATCCCGTTGAACCGTCCCTGGCCGCAGCACGCCTGGGTGGCCGTCTCGAAGCCGTACGCCTTGGGGTCGTCGATGAAGTCGTTGTGGATCCGCTGCGTGTTCACGCCGACGAACACGTCGCTGCCGTACCCGGCGTTGAGGTCCGCCAGCAGCGCCATCAGCCGCGGGTTGTACATCTCCGCCGCACGCTGCAGCTCACGGTCGCAGCTCCCGTCCAGGCTGTGCAGCGCGAGCTCCGCCGGGACGCAACCGATCGGACCCACGCCCTGCACCAGCACGCGCCGCGCGCCCAGGTCGTACAGCTTCTGCACAGGTCGTTCGTTCGTTCATGGCAGTCGAACGTCAGCTCGTTGTCATCTATCCCAGTCAGCATGcggcaggaagaagaagaagagagggccGGCATACCGTGAGGATCTGCCTGTACTCGGAGAGGATGTAGTTGATGTAGTCGGGGAGGGAGAACTCGCGGGAGCGCGCTGAGTAGGGCACCAGGTAGTAGTTGTTGACGAAGTCGTTGCCGCCGAGGGTGATGAGCACCAGCGAGCCGCTCACCAGACGGGCAGTCTGCTCCGGGCCGATCAGGGAGCTCAGGCGCTTCTGGTACTGCTGGAAGTAGAGCAGCTGCTTCGAGATGTGGATGATGTTGGCCTATATTAATTCTGGATGTTAGCTTCATATATTATTCAGCATGATTAAGTCATTATTAAGGCCGTTCAGAGCTAGCGAGACGCACGAATTGGATTCCGGTGTCGTTGAGGATCCCGACGCCGGCCGACGCGAAGTTGGCGCCGACGAGCATCTTGTCGCCGTCCAGCTCCGGGCTCAGGTACGGCAGCACGGGCTCGGCGCCGAGGTGCTCACCTGCATGCACATGCGGTGCCGGCAACAAGAGTTCAGAGACAGCATGCATGCAATGTGCACTACTGTTAGCAATTCTACTGATGATAGACTTCAGAgacagcatgcatgcatatgcaggTATATCTATCCGACTTAACTGATGATGTCTGGCACGTTCTTGCCGTTGCTGAAGCGCCCCGTGGCGCGGTGGTCCGGCGTGTCGATGCCGTACGGCGGCGagtccgcccgcgccgccgtgaGCAGGTAGTTGTTGTTGCCGTTGTCGACGAGGGAGTCGccgaagacgaagaaggcgcGGGCCGCGTCGGAGCCCGGCAGCGTCGTCCCCAGGCAGAGCAAGGGGAGCAGGACCAAGACCAGCCACGAGGAGGCCATTGCAGCAGCTGCACTTGTCAGTGGCCTGCTGCTATGCtgatgtgatgtgatgtgatgtgatgtgatgtgataggctcagctgctgctgctgcgcttgTCAGTGACGCTTCTTGCAGCGTCGCATCGCATCCCTTTTATAGTGCCATCTTGCCCCCATGCTGGTGACTGTTGAGAGAGCCCATATGATGATATGATCCGTGGTTGGTGCCCGTCATTAGTTCACTGTTCTCCATTTGCTCTGTGCCTTAATCAATTCTCTGGTTCTAATTCTGTGCTGAGCTTTCGTTCTGCAAGTGGAGTTGAGCTTTCGTTCCATCTGGTCACAACTTCAGATTGGATCTTTATTTCCAGTTTTGCACAATCACGACGTTAAGTTCACATCACAACTGATGCGAGCTCACCATCTTGAACTGTACAGGAGGAGATGTATCTCGGAGTTTCCTTGCAGAAAACATGGATCTATGAAGAACGTGGCAAGATGTATTTGAATGGCAAAGAGCCAAGCTCAACTGCTGGGAGCGGCTCATCACTTGGGTTTCTGAAAATGCACTGCATTCTGAAGGTTCTACTGGCTGAACAACCCGGGCTGAAAAGGAATGCGCCAGGAGCTTAACAGAGATTGTTACAACAGGGTATTCATGAGGGCAGTTGGATCTATCTTATCGTCCATGTAATGATGCCTGGGGTTAGATCGATCAGATGAGCTGGACTATGTAGCTAGCTACTATATATGAGACCTTGACAGTGAGCAGTAAGATTGATTGATCTGGATGAGTAGCTTGCATCTACACCCCACGTGCGGctgtttttttcttcatttcctGCCGTGTGTCACTGTGTGCAACTCTTCAGTAGAACACGCACGATATCGATGGAGTTCGGAGGCAACAAAAACCGCATCTGATCTGTCCGTGACAATATTAGGAAATGATGATCCATTGAACCTTGTTGCAGGGCCACCTGTTCTGTCCATGGTTTTCAATTCATCTCACACAGCAGCAATCAAGTTAGTAAATCAAATGTTACCATTTTTGCTAGCTTAATAGTATGTAGTACCATCTAGTGTGAAGTTATTACTCCGTCCATCGGAATTCCTCTCAAGACATCTACTTCAGCTTAAAAACCACCGAGCAGCATCAATAGGCGTACCGGCACCAGGTCGTACCACCTACCTAATCGAAGGACACTATACATTGCACTGCTCCTATAAGATTGCCGCTAGGATTTTATGGATCACAATGTCCATCGGTGAAATCTAAGGAAACTGAATCTGTCCAAGGCAGGCAGTATAGTAGCTGAGTAGGGGCCCTTCCCAACCCTCAACCGCACTGCATTTACTACTGAATGTGTGATCAGACCGCATCACTTTCGTCCATGCTTCTTCATTCTTGTATACttgggtttagggttttggCTTTTGAGTCATCTCAAGTCTGAATTTACCGCAGCCTTTTCTCATATACTAGTCTTGAGCACATTTTGTAtcagtttcttttcttcactGTCGATGTGAAGTTTTCAGATGATATGCACCAGAGGAAcactgtttttcttttttttttttaaagaacacTGTTTGTTCTCTGTGTTTTTTCTTGAGAGAAAAACAGTGAGCTGCGCCAGGAATTTCTCTGTGTGTTTACAGAGTGGGACTGCAGGTGGAGGAGGCAGAGAAGTACCCTGCAATTACAAATGACCTGGCGTAATAACGCCGTGTGCAGGCACACCATCTTATGGAGGCCATTGAAGTCCGATGTTCCCTGGACAGGAGGATGAAAACAAGAGCAGGGGGAGATGGATCCCATCTTCATCTAGCCTTCTAGGACGACGTCAGTCGAAGTACAGAATTTTCTACTACTTCTCATCCTGTCGGTCGGTCGAATTGGTCAGGGTCTCAGAGACACTCAGAGGTCAAGTACATGCATATTACTACTGCCTAGGATGTCACTATCTCTCTCAGTATATATGTAGAAGTTAAAACTGCATCTCTTTTACTACCCAGTATCATGCTAACATTACAGTTACAAAGCTTAACTGAAGCCCATTTCAAGCATCACACAGCACAATGATCTGGGACTGTGATGGTCTGGTTTGGTTCCTgtgatttatttttagcacccgtcacatcgaatgtttagatgctaattaggagtattaaacgtagactatttccaaaactcattatataagtggaggctaaacggcgagacgaatctattaagcctaattagttcatgatttgacaatgtgttgctacagtaaacatttgctaatgatggatcaattaggcttaatagattcgtctcgccgtttagcctccacttatgtaatgggttttgtaaatagtctacgtttaatacttctaattagtatctaaacattcgatacgacacgtgctaaaaataagcaaagggaaccaaacgtcccCAAACGCAGCTGATGAACAGTGACATTCAGTGCTGTCATTTCCCGCGTGTTGTGTGATTGTACCGTCATGGATGTGGTTGGAGTGGGTTACGTTCTTTTATAACACTGCCGCAGCATGGCTTCCTCTGAATCGTCTGGCCAGCTCCATTTCAAGGCAAGTGATCCATCCCGTTTCCACACCATAATGCCGTAGCCCGTAGGCGGCCAACAGCTAGCGATGCGCTTCCAAGGTTTTCCCTCGTTGTCGTTGATGCCTGACACCTGGATCGGCGGCTTGGCGCGATTGAATGGCGCCAAGCTTTGTTTGATGGATCGTCGTTTCTTAATTAGTTAATAGTACGACGTTGTTGCGATCGCGGGTCGTTGTCGCTGTATCCGGCTTTCCCTACCCTAATGACGCAGTCTTGAGTCTCTGCCAGCCGGTGCAACGGAGCCATCAgccggcttcttcttcttcttcctcttctcttttTACCTTGGCAACTCAATGAAGCTGCGTGCGTAGCTGGGCTGCTGGGGCCGTGCCGTGCGTGGACCGTggaggcggtggccggtggaAGCCGAAGCCGTGGGAGGGACAACCCGTTTCACCGGCTATTTATGGCCGTTGGTACGGCACGGTAAAGAAAgagtccggccggccggcggcgaaaTCTTGGGCTTGCCTGGTTTGATTGGTCCTCGTTTTAATTTCTTTTCCCGGTGGAGCTCCGTGGATAGATCGACGGACGGATCGAGCGGATtccaccaccacccaccggCAGCGGAGTAATTGCGGATCCAGGCGCGGAGAGGAGCCACGGCTCGGGCAGTCGGGCTCGAATGACCAGTGGCCTCAGGCGCAGGGTACCACGTGGCTGCCGCAGCGGGTGGGTGGGGCCAACTTGTGGTCAGGTGGATGGAAAATGGGCCCATTGTCGGGACCACACTGCTCGAATCAGTCGCGGGCCGTCCCTGCCAAAATGATACAGGCCGCGGCGTTGTTGGGCTCTACAGCTGTCGTGTGGGGGTATATATCATCACAACACGTAAACATCCGAGCCCAGCCCAGGTAGTTGTTGCGTTGGATCAATCTGCCTCGCACGGGCCCGGTGTCTCTcttgtatgttttttttcccctcgaGACGACGACACTTTCAGTCCGTAATGTACTCTGCGCATACTGCATACACCCATATCCCAACTGGAGCTACTGCATGAACTATGGACTACAAATGTACAATCAAGCACAATGCGTATTCTCCACTTCCTTTGCCATCATTGCACCGTTTGAAACTAGGAGACggcttcacttttttttttcacaaaaaaaaatcattcacaGTTGTACAGCTGTGCTTCAGACTTAGTTTGCCAAACTACTACAGCATGACCCCTCCTACCTACGAGCTGTTGGATCTACTTCCGTTACTCCCGTCCCGTGCCGTGTGAGTGCGTGACACAGCCAGGCGGTATATACTTGTATAATACATGCAGGTAAGTACACTACCAGAAACCAGTATTCACCTGTATACTATTAGTAGCTAGCGATCACCTACTCGCCCCCCGTATTATACTCCATCGGTTCGGCCAAGACGTTGCTATATATATAAAACCAATGCAACgcagaaatatatatataatatatgcaCGTATTATATTGCTCTGACTTGCAAGTCttaggggtatttggatacccacggctaaactttagcacctgttacatcagatgtttgatactaattaggagtattaaacatagtctaattacaaaactaattgcacaaatggagtctaattcgcaagacgaatctattaagcttaattagtccatgatttgacaatgtggtgctacagtaaccatttgctaatgatggattaattagtcttaatagattcgtctcgcgaattagactccatctgtgcaattaattttgtaattagctcatatttaattctcctaattagcatccgaacatctgatgtgatcctgctcaagtttaacacctcgtatccaaacacccccttagctaGCATACCAACGCATATCTGTTATAGTCTTTTAAATAGTTCGTCACCGTACCCCTGCTTCAACTTCAACACAAGGTTGCGAGTTttagaaacaaaaacaaaatgtaGGAGTCTTGTATTAGGTTGTCTTAGTGTCTTGAGCATAGACCAATATATAAAATGTCTAAATCAACCCAGTGCAGAGGAGATAAGACGTGCATTACTCACCTAACGAGGCTCGCCCGTTCCGATCCTCATAGGATAATGTTACCATTCGCTCAGCTAGTGCCACTAAAATTATGGGTTATGAGAGAAGTGCTTGGATCATCTATCCCCTGTTACTAGATAGAAGAAGACAATCAAGGTTGTTAATCCATCACAGCGACAAATAAGAAATAATCCTATGTGTAAAGTTTAATTAAAACTCTGCATATATAACATGAGAATAATGCAGACTCGTGACTTTGtggcctagctagctagctcgcaCATCCAACAGAAATAGCAGTAGTACAACTGATGTACACTGTGCAACAATCGATTCAACCGCCCGTGCTGATCTGAAAGGAATGTACTTTTCTCTAGTTTTACCTCAGAGTGCAAACCATCAGGTGAAAACTAGAGAAAAGGTAGGGTAATATTTTCAGAACATTTTATCTCATTGAAAAAGATGGATAGCAAATTTGCTCTAGCATTATTTTCTGAACATTTTATCTTATTGAAACTCTTTCGGTAATAAAGCAACTTTTCCATTGGAACATGAACACTACTTGCCCCTTCTTAATTACTGCGTATTCCATGAAAATAAGCTTAGTCCGCTTGGTGGTTGGGGAGTAGTGTTTCAATCAGCACTAGATCTCTAGAAAAGGCAAGAGGAAACCGGCCCTCTGTTCAATCTTCAATGTATTCGTCTGGTATATATTGCAAAAGACAAGCTTATTTGGTAGCACACGACGTATAAAAATACCAGTATAAGACCAGAGAGTAGTCTACGTACGTGGGCGCTGATGCACGGAGAGAGCTTCTGTTTTTTTGTTCCTTTTGGGATCGAGAGAGCTtctgttgagaaggaaacatcACGCACACATAGCCATAGGGACGACGCAACAAGCAGTTGTCCCGTTTCACACCACCACCCCAACCACCGCTCACTCTGAAACTGAACAGGGAACCAACGCGCTATGGTGGTTAGCCGCGTAGATCCTGGCCGTTTGATCGTACAAATACACGAAGGCGATGCGGTGCCGTGGAGGCGTGGAGTGTGGCCGGAGGCGCCACTGCAGTGACAGGGAAGAAAGAGTGCTAGCTAGCTGTTATGGCCTTATCTCGCTGGCCCGCAGTACGTATAGGAGGCTCTAGTTGCCTGCCATGGGACACAACATCGAGTCATAGACGACAGTGATGGATCGATGCATGATGGCACGAGAGAGCGAGCTCTTCTCGGCATGCTTGCCTATGCCTGTTGTGCTCTGATCTCGTCTGTCACAGGTCATATAGTACAACGTTATTGGGGGCCAAAATCGACCTGCTGTGCGTGCAGTGATCGATGGAACGTTACGTTTTAACGGATCGATGACCCAAACAGCCACCGATCCATCATCTCATCAGCTAGCTTATCTCGATCGGCTTCCAAACTAAAATGTCCCATCGGGTGTACATACTTGCCAAGATCGATCGGCTTTAATTTAATTTGCATTCGGCAACGTGGCGAGGACGTACGTAAAATACGTGTATACCAAGTGGCTATATGATTGCAATTTGCAGCGTACACGGTACGTGACAAATTAATGCCCGACTAGCAGGGACGACGACGCCATGGCTTTGCGGTTTGATGTGCATGTCTCAGCGGCACGTTATATTAGGcatgtttggatggactaaaactaaagtttatctttggctaaagtttagatgTCTAAATTTTAGTTGGCTAGAATTAGTCTTGTTTTGTTTGGAGccaaagctaaattttaacccctttATTGGTAAAAGTCCATTCTATCCTTAGAGGATGTAGGAGAAAAAATAGTAAGATTTTAGTTGGAGGGTATTCATTGTCTTTTACTATTTATATCTAAAATTAGTTCCCGTTAGCTGAGTTTGGAGGGTTAATGAATGGGGGTTAGCTAATCTGTAGCCCACCTAGCCCTGCTGTTTGGATCATCAGGGGGTAATTTTTAGCCGACTAAAGTTCAGCCTCTGGATCCAAAACAGGACCATTGTTGctccattattgcatatgcaaAATAGAGCTCCATCTATATACGCAAATATACACATATGGAATATAATACTGATATCCTGCAGAGTCTACTACATGTACACGTCACGTATATTTTAATTAGGTTAAACGATCGAGCCTGCGAACAAGACTTAAAATTACTTATTTCCAGCCGGCCGTTCGGTCGGTCGTCTACGTCAACGTATACACGACAGATCTGCAGTATACGTCTCGTGTTTAGGTATAGTATGTATACAGAGAACCGTTTCCATATTATTTCTTCCCTAGCTAGCTAGTCATTTTATATTTCAATTTTCATTTCTCACCACACAAAGCGGCAGCAGGTAACACAAGTCCTGATGCGAGAAGAGACAAGAAGGCAGCTGGCAGTGCGTCTAAAGCTAAAAGGGACAAGCAGCTAAGATGTACGATAGCTTGTTTGTTGTATACGGTGTGTACGCTTTCATCAGGTTGGGTAATACAATGCTAAACATATACTTGTTCTACTAGCTCCATTTCTTTCTCTGCATGTAATTCATTACAATATGTATGCATCGCTCAAATGAAGCTCATTTGCCACGCTGAACGACTTTAAGCTTCCAAAATATTGTTACCATCGTCTCTGAACTCTGACCTCAAAGTCTGTTCGCTGTCCTCAACCACTACACAATCATGGACATACACGCATTTTGTTCAAAAGATGATTCGATCAGAGTACTTTGTAGCTAGATACTGTCTGTCGCTTCGTTTTAAAATTCTGACGACAGAGCGAAGCGTGTTGGctgcttttcttccttctccttcttcagaATGCCAAATATATACTACTGCTGAACTACCTTCAAGTAGACAAGTACGACGTAGCTAGCGTTGGCTTCTCCCCAAGGCTTTCGGGTCAAATGGGACAGCCGAATGAGATCGAGCTAGTCCTGTGACGGGTGAACAACTAAGACGACGGACGTCAGTGTAGGCTTGCTCAGCCTCGGATGAAAGTAACAGTGAAACAACCATGCATTACGAAAGAAAAGAGCATCTACAGAAGATT
Proteins encoded in this window:
- the LOC117841552 gene encoding GDSL esterase/lipase At5g33370, which gives rise to MASSWLVLVLLPLLCLGTTLPGSDAARAFFVFGDSLVDNGNNNYLLTAARADSPPYGIDTPDHRATGRFSNGKNVPDIISEHLGAEPVLPYLSPELDGDKMLVGANFASAGVGILNDTGIQFANIIHISKQLLYFQQYQKRLSSLIGPEQTARLVSGSLVLITLGGNDFVNNYYLVPYSARSREFSLPDYINYILSEYRQILTKLYDLGARRVLVQGVGPIGCVPAELALHSLDGSCDRELQRAAEMYNPRLMALLADLNAGYGSDVFVGVNTQRIHNDFIDDPKAYGFETATQACCGQGRFNGMGLCTMVSSLCADRDAFVFWDAFHPTERANRLIVQQFMSGSVDYIAPMNLSTVLAIDLQKEQLRT